The genomic stretch AACGTCAATCGCTCTTCTCACTGGCCCCTTAGTTAGTGCTCATTATCTTATTCCTGATCCCTCAGAGAAAACTTATCTTGAAGCCGGTTTTAAAGATATTCGTATTTTTAACTTAGTTGATGAAAATGAACGTGCATGGCATGCTGGTGTAAGTTCATGGGGTGAATATAATAATCTAAACGATACATCCATTGGAATTGAAATCGTTAATCTAGCAACCACTGAAAATGAAGTATTTACATTTCCCCCTTATAACCTAACACAAATTGATGCGATTAAAGAACTCGTATTGAATATTCTTCAACGTTATCCAGATATCACACCAACCAATGTTGTTGGTCACAGTGATATTGCCATCGGAAGAAAAAATGATCCAGGTGCAGCTTTCCCATGGAGACAGCTTTATAAAGCAGGTATAGGAGCATGGTATGATGATGAATTAAAAAATTGTTATCAAAAAGAATTTTGTAATTGCAGATACTTGGAAAAAGCAAAAAAACAGGCTATTTCAAAATTAAAACAGTATGGATATGATACTTCAATTGCAAAAACTAAATACGGATACAAAAATCTAATCCGAGCATTTCAGCTTCATTTTCGCCAAGAGAATTATAACGGAATTCTAGATGCCGAAACAACAGCAATTATTTATGCATTGGTAGACAAGTACTTTCCATCGGAATAAATCTAATTTTTTTCATCAAAAAGAGCTTCAAAGTAGCAGCTTTTTATATTTGTAAAAGCCCTTTCAAGCTCTCTTAAATGGTGGTCAAAATGACTTAATTAAGATTAAGAACTATTACAATATGTTGTAATTATCTAAATTTATTTGTAACTATAATTAAAATGACTAAAAAGTGTAAAAATTTTTGACACCAATCTCCTAAAAACTTTTTCAAAAGTTTAGCGCACATGTCATTGAAAGAAAATATTTATTGCTGGGCCCCCCATTCTATTCGTATTCACGATCAATTCTGTATTTAGTTTTTATATCATATTTAAGCTAAATACGCGATAAATCATACCAAAATTAATTTATTTTTTTGATGCCTATATTGACTTAGTATAACACATAAGCTGTTTATAGTGTTACAATTACATTTCAATTAAAACAAGCAGAAAAATGTACTATAGATAAACTGAAATGAACATAAAAAATTTAATCCTTTTATCATCTTTTTTGAGTACAATATTACTCCCGTTAGTTAATAAATACCCTTGTCCTTCTAAAGGATACCGTCTCTTTTTATACCTTTAGAAAAAATAAAAATCTATCATAAACAGAATTTAAGAATTATTAATTTTATAATAAATCAGAATTTATAGGCCACACCAACACGAAAATCATTGGTCTTGTAATCAAGTTTCAATTTATTCTTAGAAAATTTCTGCTTACCAAAATCTGAGTAACGATATTCTGCATGTAACACAGCACTATCAGCCATCGTAAAATTAATACCACTGCCAAGGATATAACCCACCATCATTTTATTTCATCTGATAAATCAAAAAAACCTATTTTCTTTACCTACTACTTCAATTGATTGTAAAAAGATGTCTTGAAGTTGCACACAAGAAACACCGCCAGCGATATAAGGCATAACACGATCAGCAGCAAAGCCTATACACACTCGTGTAGCACCAGACCATTTTTGGTTTAAAGTATGGTTATAAACTTCAACAGGCCTTGCTATTTCTGCCTCACTTGAAATCGTCTCTGCCCCAGCCACCATATTTCAAATACGGAAATTCTCTTACAGTTCGTTCTAACCTTCTTCCACGTCTTTCGCTGATTACAAGTATGGGACTCACTATTTTCTCCCCATTGAAGAGGAGTTTCATATACTCCTTTCCTTGTAGAGGAACTCCTTCTACCTCTATTTCTAATCGTTAACGAAAAGAGGGTTGTGGGTTATCGCGGTAAACATCATACAAGTATCGCAGAATAATTCCACCTACTGCTTGTTACTGTAGAGGAACCTCATCCATTTCTTGTTCTTGTAAATATACTACTTCCATTTCTGGAATTTCACGCTCTCTCTTATCAATAACTTTTTTATCTTGTTTACTAAACCAAACTATATCCGTATCAACACCTAAAAAACTATTCCCGAGACTAACATTGGTTCCCTCATAAAAACCTCCAACAAACCCTGAAAGTTGAGGTAATGCATCTTTCCAAACCGACACCCATTCTCTAGTAGACTCTTGTTTAACGTATAAACTTCGATCACTTTTGCTCGAAAAATCACCAATTTAACCCTCCAAGATAAAAACTACCCCATAGGTGTAGCAATAGCTGGTGAAACAACGAGGATCGCTTCAACAGATGCAACAATTGGTCTTTAACTCTCGAGAAACTCTAATACCTGCTACTCGTGTCATAGACACTGTAAATAGAGCGGTAATAGATGTGCTAATAATATTTCGTGTTCATAAACACCTCCAGAAATAACTTAAAAAGCACGTAATAGATATTATTCGCATATTTTCCCAAAGAAACTATAATAAAGATACAATCAATAAAAAATAAAGTCTGTAGAATAAAAAAACAATTTGGTGTTTATTTTAATTTATCTGTGATAACGATTCCAGTCTATTAACAGCTCAATTCTATCTCGTATATTTTCCTTCACAAATAGCGAAATTTTTCATTCAAACCTAGAATAGCAAGCTTTCAATAAAGAATCCAAAATCTTAACAGCATTTAGAATCTCATTTTGATATTTTAAAATTAAAGTTTTTTTATTATCCTTATAACGTTAAAGTTTCATAATCCTTTTCTTTAATGCTTTTATAACTCTGCACAACAGCATGTAGAAAACTAAAATGGTATTCTTCATTATACATTTTTGTGGGTTCGCTTTTTTAAAAGTGCACTAAGTTTTTATAGCCCTTATAACAAAAATAATTTGTGCTGTTTATTAAGTTTTTAATCATAAAGGCCTTTTTTATTTTATGCTAATAATTCTTAGACATGACTTTTGTAAGCTTCATTATTAGATATTCAAGTGGTTTATTATTATTTAAGAATTGAGTTACCAATATATAAAGCAAGATGAAGCGTTACTTTTTTTGCTATCCATTCTCTCTCAGTAAAATACAAATAAATCCTTTTGCCTTTCTTATTATTTTTTTATCATAGAAAACTTTTTTGCTACATCTTAAAAGAACATAATTCTTTAAAGGATATCTTTCTGAAGTTATAGAAAACTTTATAATTCTACTTTTGTTTTCTCACAAACGTATCCCTAGTTTTTCAAAAATTTTAATGAACTGGTTGACTATAATAAGATTTTCTAAAGACCGAACCAGCGCGCCAGTGTTTTTGAAATAGCAAAATCAACTTGGATTATATCTTATCAATGCAATTCCAAATAATTTACACAGGGTATAAAAACGTAATTTCATTAACTATGGTTTGTAGTTCACATACTAATCAATTCATTTTCACACAAAAACTCAACACGTTCATTGACATAATAAACAGATAAAATACATCAATAAAACTGTTGACACCTTTTTGGTAGAACTAAACAAGGCATGAAAACGGATTTTAACGTAACCTTTTACATTATAAAAATCGCTCTTGAGCGTTCCCACCTAATTTATGAAAAAATTATAAAATAATACAATATACTAAAAATGAAAACGGTGCCGCATGCCAGCGAATCAGTCCTTAGCAAGTAGAATCGAATCACATAAAAACGCACAAAGACGTGCTGCTGTATATAGCTTTTTATGATTCAGTAAGAAAATTAATGATTAAAGGAAGAATCTGATATCAAAAATTAGAGGCGGATTAAAAAGTTGTCTAGAAAGGAGAATTATAAGTGAGGGCGATTCACAGGTTAACAGTATCGTTTGTAACGACATCTCTTCTTGACCAGCATTAAAGCAACAGGGTAAGCATTGTGATGGAGCAGGCTTATGGCTGAATGTTCGAAAAGATAATACACGCGCTTGGTTTTTTCGTTATACATACTGCAATAAACACCATCAAATGGGGCTTTGGTTCTGTTACAAAAACTTCTTTAAAAGAGGCACGCGAGCTTGCTAGACATTATAGCGATATTCTTAAAGACGGCATGATTCTATCGTATTTCGAGAACAAAGCATTTTAAAATAACAAAGCAATATTTTTCAAGAAATTGCTTAAGCGGCTTTTGAAAGTAAAAAAGCTGAGTTAAAAAATGAAGGGAAAAATGGTCGTTGGTTTTCTCCACTAGAGTTACACGTTATTCCACATATTAGGTAATCTTCCTATAGAAAAATTAACAGCGAATATTATTCGTAATGTTCTTACTCCACTTTGGCATAAAAAAGGAGATACAGCGCGAAAAGTACTTAACCGTATCAATATTTGCTTAAAATATGCCGCCGCTCTTGGCTTGGATGTTGATTTACAAGCTTGTATGAAAGCACGCGCTCTTTTAGGAAAGTCACGCGCTATATCAACAAATATTCCTGCTATGCCATGGCGGGAAGTTCCGGCTTTTTATCAAAACTTAAATGATGATCTCCTTTCAAATTTAGCACTGAAATTACTGATTTTGACTGGAGTACGGTCATATCCCTTGCGATATTTGCGTCTTGAGCAAATTGATAAAAATATATGGACGATACCAAAAGAAAATATGAAGGGTATTGTAGGAAAAGTTTCAGACTTTCGCGTACCGCTAAGTAATGAAGTTTTAAGAGTCATTGAAAAAGCTCTCTCCTTTGAAAAAAAGGGTTTTCTATTTTCTGGTCTTAAAGGCACCCCGATTTCTGATGCAAGCATGGCAAAACATATGAAACTTTGTGGTTTAAAGTATCGTCCTCATGGTTTTCGCTCAAGCTTACGGGATTGGATAGCAGAAACAACATCAACACCATTTGAGATTGCAGAAACGGTCCTTGCTCATTCAGTTGGTAGTTCAGTGACAAAAGCTTACATGCGAACAGATTTTTTAGAACAACGACATGCTCTCTTAGAACAGTGGGCTACATTTATATCAGGAACGACTTGACACAATTAAGAGAATACGTTTATACACGGGCCAGGTGCTTGAAAAACACCTTAAAATACCAAGCGGATTGGTTGCCGAAATAATCAGTCTTCCGCACATATTATAAGGCTTTGACTCATTGTATGCATGTTGCATATAATGACCTCGTCGGGTGTAGTTATGCGATACAAGACCCTTATGGGGAAAGCATAACGACGGACTTGGTACCGTGTTTTTCAGCACCCGGCGCTCTTTTTGAGTGTCAATCAAAAACGTTTATTACCAAGGAGTTCATTATGAATACTCTCATAACAATATCAGAACAGACTGTTGGGCAGGAAACTGTTCAAACGGTCAACGCACGTGAGTTGCATGTGTTTTTGGAAGTCGGTAAAAAGTTTGCGGATTGGATTACTGAACGTATTAATCAATATGAATTCGTTGAAAACAGAGACTTTATAGTTTTTCCCGATTTTGGGAAAAACCCCCAAGGAGGCCGTCCTTCTAAGGATTACGCTATTACTTTAGACATGGCGAAAGAACTTGCCATGGTCGAACGTAATGAAAAAGGTAAGCAAGCTCGTCAGTATTTCATCGAATGCGAACGAAAAGCAAAACAGCCTTTAGACCTCGTAAGTGCTTTGCAGAATCCTCTTACAATTAGACAGCTTCTTTTAGAGAGCATTACACAATTGGAGGATTTAAGAACTGAGGTTAAAACACTTAAACCAAAAGCAGAAGCACTTGAAAGTTTAAAACGCTCTGACGGTCTGTTTGCTTTATATGAAGCTGCAAAAATGTTAGATGTACGTCCCACAGATTTTACTAAGCACTTACAGTTTCATAAGTGGGCTTATCGTAACTTTCCGGGTGGGCCTTTGTTACCTTGTCAGGATAAAATCAATAGAGGATTAATGGATTGTGTAATCCACCCCATTCAAAAATCAGACGGAACAAAAATGAGCGTTTCCAGTGCAAAAATCACAGTCAAAGGATTGGCATGCCTAAGAGAACAATTCCATGGAGGTGTGCAATGAGTAGTAACAGTGTCGACTTTTTATGTGATTTATGGATGTCCTTTTTTCAGTTTATCAATGGTAAAAATGCTGAAGAAGACTGTATTGCTCTGCTTGAAATTATGGACGTAATAGAAAAAGCTTTAATTGCAAAGCTTCAAAAAGAAACTCCAGATACTCTCAAGATACTGGCAGTTCTTACAGGTTTTGGCAATTCAGAACTTCCCCGAACATTGGATCCTTTGTTGAAAGCTTATAGTCCATGTTCAGATGGAGTATCTTATCAGCTATAAAATAAACCACACTCCCCTTCCTATCTTTAAAGATGGGGAGAGGATCTTTAAGCTTTTTCTCAAGATGTGTGTTCTTCATTTTGGGTTGGTGTTAGGCTAATTTGCAAATTTAAGGCACTCAAAACATTAAGAAAGGTTGAGAGTTTAGGATCACCTTTGTCGCTTAAAGAGCGATAAAGAGATTCTCGATTTAAACCTGTTTTGTTGGAAACGGTTGTCATTCCTTGTTTGCGCGCAATAATGCCCAATACATGTAAAACATAGCCACTATTTTGAGTTTCTAACGCATCTTGTAATAATTCTTTAAAATCCTCAGGAGTTTTAAAATACTCGCTAGCATCAAAGGGTGTTATTTTCATCATTGACCTCTTTTACTATTCGCAAGGCTTTTTCGATATCCTTTTGTTGGGTAGATTTATCACCACCATTAAGGAGTAGAATAATTTCTTGCCCTTGTTTTATAAAATAAACCCGATAACCGGGACCATAATTTATTTTTAATTCTCCAATACCGTGGAAATATTTAGCATCACCAAAAAGACCATATTCAAGACGCAAAATACGTGCAGCAGTTTTCTTTTGTGCTTGTCTGTCTTTTAAGGAATTTAACCACTTAGTAAAATGCAGAGTTTTCTTAATAATAAACATATGTAGTTTTTAAGCGACGTAAAAGATAATGTCAAACACAATCTTTTGTTCCAATGACAGCACATTTTCTTATTTCGTCAAATATGTTTTTTATGTATTTCCACTGAGGCAGTTTGGAGAGAGCGAGTGCAATTTGCCTTCTATGACACATGCATACATTAGCTTCAAAACAAGTAATTGCAATGCGTTTTCTGTCTAAAAAAAGTTGATTGCGCTTGTCCATAATTTGCTTAGAACCAAACGAATGAAATTATATCACAAAACAGTATTTACGCACTAATAATATTGACAATAAACTGTTTATTTTCAATAATTTATGCTGTTTTTTCTTTGGAAAAATGGACTATGTTATGCTATAGTAAAAATAGCTTTTCATATCCGTATTTCATTTCAATTATTTTCCTTAGAAAAGATATAAAACATGCTTAATAAAGTAATTTTAATCGGCTATTTGGGTACCGATCCAGAAAGCAGAACAATGCCTTCTGGAGTAGAAGTGGCAAATTTCCGTATAGGCACTTCTCAAAGTTATACAGATAAAACAACTTCTCAAAGAATAAATAAAACAGAGTGACATTCTATCGTTGTTTTAATCCCCATCTTGCAAAGGTTGCGCTGCAATATTTGAGTAAAGATTCCAAGGTTTACATTGAAGGTTAATTACAGACGCGTAAATGGCAAGATAAAAATGGGCAAACACACTACACAACAGAAATTGTCTTGCCGCAATATAGGGGTGAATTGAAGATCCTTGATAGTGTTCAAAAGTCTGATCCTGACATGATTGTTCAAAAGCAAACAATGTCATGGGAGAGCGATGGTCGAGAGTCTGTTAGAAACAACTTTGAATGACAGAATCCCATTTTAATTAGAAAAGTTAATTTATGAAGAAACGGAAAAAAAGGGGAAGGCCTAGAATATCTGGTCAAATAAGAGAACCCAATGGACGTATTTCACGTGCAAAAAAGCCTGATAAGTCTTCATATCAACAGACACTTGAAATGCGTGGCAAGCGTTATGGGGCGAGTATTCAAGATGCGAAAAACCCGCTTATGGGCACTTATGTAGGGCGGTTATATTTATTGGAAAAAAAGATTAATCAAGATCAGTATGATGCATCACAGCAGTATATTCAAGTGCGAAATGATTATCGGTGTGCGAAAGGATTGCCGGGGACAGTCCATGACGATGTAGCTTCTAATCGCAATCAAGATGGCCTTGAGAAGTGGGTTGAAATAACAACTGATCGTTATGAAGCTGTGCGAGACGTTATTAGAGAAGCACAAGGATTATATCGTCAGTATAACCTTCACGCTGCGTTACAGTATATCGTTATAGAAGACCAACAACTAGAACATCTTGTCAGTTCTCTATACATTGCTCTGAATGCTCTTCATAAGTTTTTTTCGCAAAAGCGTTAAAATAAGATACACAAACTTTCGAAAAAAAAGACATGACGTAAAACGTTTTTCTGTACAATGCGTTATACTTGTATTACAATGAACACAAGAGGTGAGGAATATGCTATGACAATATCTATTCGATTGCCAAGTGATCTTGAAACGCGTTTGAATAATTTAGCCCTTAAAACAGGACGTACAAAGTCTTTTTATTTGCGTGAGATTATTGAACAGGGAATAGAGGAAGCTGAGGATTATTATTTAGCTTCACAAGTAAGAGAACGTGTTCGAAAGGGAGATGCTACTTTTTATAGCTCTGAAGAGGTGAGGAAAGAGCTTGGCTTGGACGATTAGATATGAAAAAAAGGCTCTCAATTTTTTAAAAAAATGTGATAAAAAAGAAGCACGACGGATTGTTGATTTTTTAGATAAGCACATTGCTCTGCTTGAAGATGTGCGTGTAGTGGGTAAGCCTTTGAAAGGTCCATTATCAGGTTTGTGGAGATATCGTGTGGGAGATTACAGGATATTATGTGATCTCCACGATAAAGAGCTTTTGGTCTTGGTTTTGGCTGTGGGACATAGAAAAAATATATATAAAAACTAAAATAATCATTTGCGCTTAGAAAGTACCATATTTAGGTTGATTGAAATAAAAAATACCAGATTATGATTTTTTAGTTGACATGAGGGGAGAAATAGTATTTAATGACATTGCTGCGCCTAAAATTACAGAATTATGTGAATTTTTCTTGTTGTTAAAGTTTCTGAAAGCCCTGTGAATGCAGGGTTTTTTATTAAACAACTCAAATTTAGTCACTCCTATTTATTGACATACACTTATTAACCTCACTCTTCTTTCCTCCTGAGAGTGAGGTTTTTTTATATCTCAGTTTCTCCAAAGGAATAACCCATGGAAAAAGTACAAGTGGTCATCACAAGACCTATGTGTGTTCTTGGTGATAACAAAGCAACCGTTCGTTTTGAGCCTTCCACAAAAAGTAACCCATTCGTTGAGGTTTCTTATCAGGTTTATGATCGTCTCAAACGCGCTGGTGCTGCTAAGCTTTATCAACAATGGCTATCACAAACCGTTAATGAAAAACCTAAACCTAATGAACAAGAGGTTTCTATACCAGAACCTGATGAACAAGAGATCTCTGTAGATATCAGTACTCAAGAGGTTACACAGGTC from Bartonella sp. WD16.2 encodes the following:
- a CDS encoding type II toxin-antitoxin system RelE/ParE family toxin, producing MFIIKKTLHFTKWLNSLKDRQAQKKTAARILRLEYGLFGDAKYFHGIGELKINYGPGYRVYFIKQGQEIILLLNGGDKSTQQKDIEKALRIVKEVNDENNTL
- a CDS encoding addiction module antidote protein → MKITPFDASEYFKTPEDFKELLQDALETQNSGYVLHVLGIIARKQGMTTVSNKTGLNRESLYRSLSDKGDPKLSTFLNVLSALNLQISLTPTQNEEHTS
- a CDS encoding outer membrane protein, producing MMVGYILGSGINFTMADSAVLHAEYRYSDFGKQKFSKNKLKLDYKTNDFRVGVAYKF
- a CDS encoding type II toxin-antitoxin system RelE family toxin, with translation MAWTIRYEKKALNFLKKCDKKEARRIVDFLDKHIALLEDVRVVGKPLKGPLSGLWRYRVGDYRILCDLHDKELLVLVLAVGHRKNIYKN
- a CDS encoding antA/AntB antirepressor family protein, with the protein product MNTLITISEQTVGQETVQTVNARELHVFLEVGKKFADWITERINQYEFVENRDFIVFPDFGKNPQGGRPSKDYAITLDMAKELAMVERNEKGKQARQYFIECERKAKQPLDLVSALQNPLTIRQLLLESITQLEDLRTEVKTLKPKAEALESLKRSDGLFALYEAAKMLDVRPTDFTKHLQFHKWAYRNFPGGPLLPCQDKINRGLMDCVIHPIQKSDGTKMSVSSAKITVKGLACLREQFHGGVQ
- a CDS encoding N-acetylmuramoyl-L-alanine amidase, with the protein product MYKIDYNSYRAIQSFNRRVRFLVMHYTAVNFETSIALLTGPLVSAHYLIPDPSEKTYLEAGFKDIRIFNLVDENERAWHAGVSSWGEYNNLNDTSIGIEIVNLATTENEVFTFPPYNLTQIDAIKELVLNILQRYPDITPTNVVGHSDIAIGRKNDPGAAFPWRQLYKAGIGAWYDDELKNCYQKEFCNCRYLEKAKKQAISKLKQYGYDTSIAKTKYGYKNLIRAFQLHFRQENYNGILDAETTAIIYALVDKYFPSE
- the relB gene encoding type II toxin-antitoxin system RelB family antitoxin gives rise to the protein MTISIRLPSDLETRLNNLALKTGRTKSFYLREIIEQGIEEAEDYYLASQVRERVRKGDATFYSSEEVRKELGLDD